The proteins below are encoded in one region of Styela clava chromosome 4, kaStyClav1.hap1.2, whole genome shotgun sequence:
- the LOC120326122 gene encoding protoporphyrinogen oxidase-like, whose product MASRIVVLGGGVSGLSSAYYLARGLLRRNVKYDITLVEKDKLGGWMQTENFGEDGPVFELGPRSLRTAGFVGMHSLILASELGLEDDMIAVGANESANINRFLYVDKSLHKLLNSLKSMFNASPPLTKSLLMTFIKGMAFRSTPEDAETIYDVLLSRFGEEVTKYHADAFVRGIFASDIKELSMKAAFPILWEKLKPKNSKMPRKPKLPELVINNQEILQYPITGKIRKEQWTQWSLDGGLANLINALEKNCQEKDVNIMKNTEAKELIMQENGKFTVKIESKETESQEKVEETLTDIDQVISALPAHELSKVLRKSNGNSISEDQEILQNIGTQLEEIKSVDVGVVNLEFNDDPEDLLPDLGFGHLVPSCEESKILGIVYDSCVFPRHDRKGARTTRLTCMMGGSWFNELFGDAEHVKVHDLEQAALESVAEQLGITADPRNIVSKLCRNCIPTYRVSHTDLVESMEDTLKENEIPLHLGGASYWGVSVNDCIYNSRYIADKIVDEC is encoded by the coding sequence ATGGCCAGTCGTATAGTTGTCTTAGGAGGAGGTGTCAGTGGTTTGTCATCTGCCTATTATCTGGCACGAGGTTTGCTCAGAAGAAATGTTAAATATGATATAACGTTGGTTGAAAAAGACAAACTCGGAGGGTGGATGCAAACTGAAAATTTTGGCGAGGATGGCCCTGTATTCGAGTTGGGGCCACGAAGTTTACGGACAGCGGGTTTTGTTGGCATGCATTCATTAATATTGGCTTCTGAACTTGGATTGGAAGATGACATGATTGCCGTTGGAGCTAATGAGTCAGCAAATATAAATCGATTTCTTTACGTTGACAAATCTTTACACAAACTACTAAATAGTCTGAAATCAATGTTTAATGCTTCACCTCCGCTGACTAAGTCATTATTAATGACATTTATCAAAGGAATGGCTTTTCGTTCGACTCCTGAAGATGCAGAGACAATTTATGACGTCTTGTTATCACGTTTTGGTGAAgaagttacaaaatatcatGCAGATGCATTTGTACGTGGAATATTTGCATCTGATATTAAAGAACTTAGCATGAAAGCTGCTTTTCCTATATTATGGGAGAAACTAAAACCGAAAAATAGCAAAATGCCTCGGAAACCAAAACTGCCTGAATTAGTTATAaacaatcaagaaattttgcaATATCCTATAACTGGTAAAATACGAAAAGAACAATGGACGCAGTGGAGTTTGGATGGCGGTCTCGCTAATTTGATAAATGCACTTGAAAAGAATTGCCAAGAAAAAGAtgtaaatataatgaaaaatactGAAGCTAAGGAATTAATTATGCaagaaaatggaaaatttaCAGTGAAAATTGAATCAAAGGAGACGGAATCGCAGGAAAAAGTAGAAGAAACATTGACTGATATTGATCAAGTTATATCAGCATTGCCTGCACACGAACTTAGCAAAGTGCTGAGGAAAAGCAATGGTAATAGTATATCCGAAGATCAagaaattttgcaaaacatTGGAACACAATTGGAAGAAATTAAATCCGTTGACGTCGGCGTTGTTAATTTAGAATTTAATGATGATCCAGAAGATCTATTACCAGATTTGGGATTCGGACATCTTGTACCTTCTTGTgaggaatcaaaaattttaggaATTGTTTACGATTCCTGTGTGTTTCCTCGACATGATCGAAAAGGAGCAAGGACTACACGTTTAACATGCATGATGGGGGGCTCATGGTTTAATGAGTTATTCGGTGATGCGGAACATGTCAAAGTTCATGACTTAGAACAAGCTGCATTAGAAAGTGTAGCCGAACAACTTGGAATTACTGCGGACCCTAGGAACATAGTTTCAAAGTTATGTAGGAATTGTATTCCAACATATCGTGTTTCACACACGGATTTAGTTGAATCAATGGAAGACACTTTGAAAGAAAACGAAATTCCTCTTCATTTAGGAGGTGCTTCGTATTGGGGGGTTAGCGTTAATGACTGCATTTATAATAGTCGATATATTGCCGACAAAATTGTCGATGAGTGTTAA
- the LOC120326103 gene encoding thioredoxin domain-containing protein 16-like, giving the protein MYVHFVLLFFIGQTIGNEEKSFVDDETFNEALSSEHMFGVFLYSKKDNDDLKVREAVNSIQLSEDSLDPHGIQLGIIDCKKSKIFHCKKPERLYHLILFKDGDVVAQVDMDDLQTLLDVQIHTKSNLLLDNINEIKDREEYNEIIKKHAGKSDFILFYIPELGTIEHLRMINSAISIPKYISVYYTLNRDINDDKSHEVWYLNCLMSEDGKCEVTYADGNNGDEDLQKFIQKSSHVMVLSENEDMSSTLTEMVNKGNDVLLLIAGPRKFESALALAKEVVNEMGSGIHALVVDGVKFSHFDLKSRVENDKIFAIASPGTASHAKYLNIGFLESENPADLIVDFNNAMSKQDQIFTEPFGVRDEEIDLDLFDIEPETIQDDPIAYSVHHNKHVKDLYYFDYKTLPRLTDKTYEKVTQGMEYAVILFTLEFNPRALAALVAFVEIHNAFKTKTKSPMYRVECYNWPDICEKAKVFTSPRMFFYPPETTNPIEYTGMWEKVSMKNAILRYSNPSVIIVRKKEDILPYLPITTRSIIGLFESDDGTTEFRKAAEIMRKDYQFIEVHGEVAKFVAEQYEVDLEHKRLLALEDSFPKHKYGTFTTAQDIINFCEETFVAPELQELNIYSFVDILKDPKPLFIYFWVRENGDELTYFSALKDMIQDIASNKILSDNILFMWMDVSTGTPGEFVLARYNYRARHEKPIMGFFDKKGSVMLKSCQEAVRCTNTSLITWIQNCIVGKEQATYELSKEEWKPRLDGYDFLQFMKDEGTYPEKKLTLGSSDEDEESKPSHRGGRTVIDLRHKHKKEEGQGVHENEKTENREEKSTKSHPNHSEL; this is encoded by the exons ATGTATGTTCATTTTGTACTATTATTCTTCATTGGACAAACAATAGGCAATGAAGAGAAATCTTTCGTTGATGATGAAACATTTAATGAGGCATTATCTTCTGAGCATATGTTCGGTGTCTTTCTTTATAGCAAAAAAG ATAATGACGATTTGAAAGTGCGAGAAGCAGTGAATTCAATTCAGCTTTCTGAAGATTCTTTGGACCCTCATGGGATTCAGCTAGGAATTATAGAttgtaaaaaatcaaaaatattccaCTGTAAAAAACCTGAAAGGCTCTATCATCTGATATTATTCAA aGATGGTGATGTTGTTGCTCAAGTAGACATGGACGATTTGCAGACTTTATTGGATGTACAAATACATACAAAGTC aAATTTGCTTCTGGATAATATTAACGAAATCAAGGATCGTGAAGaatataatgaaataataaagaaGCATGCTGGGAAGTCTGATTTCATATTGTTTTATATACCTGAATTAGGAACAATAG AACATTTGAGAATGATTAATTCTGCGATATCTATCCCGAAATATATATCCGTTTACTACACATTAAATAGAGATATCAATGACGATAAATCTCATGAG GTTTGGTATTTAAATTGTCTGATGTCTGAAGATGGTAAATGCGAAGTGACTTATGCAGATGGAAACAACGGTGATGAAGATTTGCAAAAGTTTATTCAGAAGTCAAGCCATGTT ATGGTACTGTCAGAAAATGAAGATATGTCATCAACGCTTACAGAAATGGTGAACAAAGGCAATGATGTATTACTTTTGATTGCTGGCCCAAGAAAATTTGAGTCTGCTTTGGCTCTCGCTAAAGAAGTTGTAAATGAGATGGGCAGTGGAATTCATGCTCTTGTAGTGGACGG TGTAAAGTTTTCACATTTTGACTTGAAATCAAGAGTTGAGAATGACAAGATTTTTGCAATTGCATCTCCCGGTACAGCG AGCCATGCCAAATATCTCAATATTGGATTTTTGGAAAGTGAAAATCCTGCTGATTTAATCGTTGACTTCAATAATGCAATGTCGAAGCAAGATCAAATATTCACTGAACCATTTGGTGTACGTGATGAAGAAATTGATCTTGATCTATTTGATATAG AGCCAGAAACTATTCAAGATGATCCGATAGCATATTCTGTTCATCACAATAAACATGTTAAAGATCTGTATTATTTCGATTACAAAACTTTACCTCGTCTCACTGATAAAACATACGAGAAAGTTACTCAGGGCATGGAGTACGCTGTGATTCTTTTTACTCTTGAGT ttaATCCAAGAGCTCTTGCTGCGCTGGTTGCCTTTGTAGAAATTCACAATGCTTTTAAAA CGAAAACGAAATCTCCAATGTACAGAGTAGAATGTTATAACTGGCCTGATATTTGTGAAAAAGCCAAAGTTTTTACATCaccgaggatgtttttttatcCTCCTGAAACTACAAACCCAATTGAATACACAGGCATGTGGGAAAAAGTCAGCatgaaaaatgcaattttaag GTATAGCAATCCAAGTGTTATCATTGTACGAAAGAAAGAAGACATATTACCATACTTGCCTATTACAACGAGATCTATTATTGGATTATTTGAATCGGATGatg GAACAACAGAATTTAGAAAGGCTGCAGAAATCATGAGAAAAGATTATCAATTTATTGAAGTTCATGGAGAAGTTGCTAAATTTGt AGCCGAACAGTACGAAGTTGATCTTGAACATAAAAGATTGCTTGCACTGGAAGATTCTTTCCCCAAACATAAATACGGCACATTCACAACAGCACAAGATATTATCAACTTTTGTGAGGAAACATTTGTTGCTCCTGAG CTTCAAGAACTGAACATATACAGTTTTGTTGATATCCTCAAAGATCCAAAGCCTTTATTTATCTATTTCTGGGTTCGAGAAAACGGTGATGAATTAACATATTTCTCTGCGTTGAAAGATATGATCCAGGATATTGcatcaaacaaaatattatctGATAATATCTTGTTTATGTGGATGGATGT ATCAACAGGCACTCCAGGGGAATTTGTCCTTGCAAGATACAACTATAGAGCAAGACATGAAAAACCGATTATGGGGTTCTTTGATAAAAAG GGTTCTGTGATGCTCAAATCTTGTCAAGAGGCCGTTCGTTGTACAAACACTTCCTTGATTACTTGGATACAAAATTGTATCGTGGGAAAAGAGCAAGCAACAT ATGAATTAAGCAAGGAGGAATGGAAACCGAGATTAGATGGCTATGATTTCCTGCAATTTATGAAAGATGAAGGAACTTatcctgaaaaaaaattaactctTGGTAGTAGTGATGAGGATGAAGAATCTAAACCTTCACATAGAGGAGG GAGAACTGTCATTGATTTGCGCCATAAACATAAAAAGGAAGAAGGTCAAGGAGTTCATGAGaatgaaaaaacagaaaatcgTGAAGAAAAAAGCACAAAAAGTCACCCAAATCATTCAGAATTATAA